One part of the uncultured Methanobrevibacter sp. genome encodes these proteins:
- a CDS encoding Ig-like domain-containing protein, which yields MELAFGDKTKLVYVLMPEYAEGNITFSSNNPSVANVTTLGEVTALSIGTANITITFKGNKNYEKTTKTIKIKVNKANSIVNIGSSVLDYGNSLNITADTTGAKGITAKLDGKDAKVNGYTIEIPVLNAGSHTLTVTTIPEENYNAVTENATITVRKLNSTLTVNNVTFDYNSIGSTTVTFTGATGVNAIVVNQYQANVTVNGTNITVSHLNAGKYTLQVTTIAEENYNPVTKTASITVNKLKTTLSGKSIATVYNVNKNLVITLKDSKGNALNGVNITVQLKDAKTYTTKNGQIKVSTKGLAPNAYTAKITFKGNTNYEKTSKNTVKVTVKKATPKITAKKKTFKRTVKTKKYSITLKTNQNKVMKGVKVTLKVNKKTYSAKTNSKGKATFKITKLTKKGKFNAAITYKGNKYYKKVTKKTKITIK from the coding sequence TTGGAACTGGCATTTGGAGATAAAACCAAACTCGTTTATGTATTGATGCCCGAATACGCTGAAGGAAACATAACCTTTTCAAGCAACAATCCAAGCGTTGCCAATGTCACTACCCTTGGCGAAGTCACTGCACTTTCAATCGGTACAGCAAACATTACAATCACATTCAAAGGAAATAAAAACTACGAAAAAACCACCAAAACCATAAAAATCAAAGTGAACAAGGCCAATTCAATCGTAAACATCGGATCATCAGTATTGGATTATGGAAATTCCCTAAACATCACTGCAGATACAACAGGAGCCAAAGGAATTACCGCAAAACTAGATGGTAAAGATGCAAAAGTTAACGGATACACAATAGAAATTCCGGTATTGAATGCAGGCAGCCACACTTTAACAGTAACAACAATACCTGAGGAAAACTACAATGCAGTCACCGAAAACGCTACAATAACTGTCAGGAAACTAAATTCAACATTAACAGTCAATAACGTTACATTTGATTACAACTCTATCGGATCCACAACAGTAACATTTACAGGAGCTACAGGAGTTAATGCAATAGTGGTAAACCAATACCAAGCTAACGTAACTGTCAACGGCACCAACATAACAGTATCCCATTTGAATGCAGGCAAATACACATTGCAAGTTACCACAATTGCTGAGGAAAATTACAATCCAGTTACAAAAACAGCCAGCATTACTGTCAACAAGCTCAAAACAACTTTAAGTGGAAAATCTATTGCCACAGTATACAATGTAAACAAAAACCTTGTCATTACATTAAAAGACTCCAAAGGCAATGCACTAAATGGCGTTAATATAACAGTCCAGCTGAAAGATGCAAAAACATACACTACTAAAAACGGTCAAATAAAAGTGTCTACAAAAGGATTGGCTCCTAATGCCTACACTGCAAAAATAACATTCAAAGGCAACACCAACTATGAAAAAACATCCAAGAATACTGTTAAAGTCACAGTCAAAAAGGCAACACCAAAAATAACCGCCAAAAAGAAAACATTCAAACGAACAGTCAAAACCAAAAAATACAGCATTACTTTAAAAACCAACCAAAACAAGGTTATGAAAGGTGTTAAAGTTACACTTAAAGTCAACAAGAAAACCTACTCTGCAAAAACCAACTCCAAAGGTAAAGCAACATTCAAAATTACCAAGTTGACTAAAAAAGGCAAGTTCAATGCAGCAATTACCTACAAAGGCAACAAATACTACAAAAAAGTAACCAAGAAAACTAAAATAACTATTAAGTAG